The nucleotide window TTATATTGTCAGGGAGCTTATTAAAAAAGGATACGTCAAAACTCAGCGGTTTAAAAATTCAAAGAATAAAGTTGCGTACATTTATGTCCTGACCCCGGACGGAATTAACGCGAGGATTAAACAGACACAAATTTTTTTACAAAAGAAGATTGAGGAATATGAGAAACTGAGATGCGAAATTGACGAATTGAAGAGAGAGCATGTGTAGGGAATTAGAAAAAACAAAATAATACAAAGGTGTTAATATGTCAAAGCGTGCATTGATAACGGGTATTACTGGTCAAGATGGATCATATCTGGCTGAGTTTTTAATCTCAAAAGGTTATGAGGTCCATGGTTTGATAAGGAGGGCGAGCACGTTTAATACTGGAAGGATAGATCATATATATGCAGACCCTCATACCACT belongs to Pseudomonadota bacterium and includes:
- a CDS encoding MarR family EPS-associated transcriptional regulator — encoded protein: YIVRELIKKGYVKTQRFKNSKNKVAYIYVLTPDGINARIKQTQIFLQKKIEEYEKLRCEIDELKREHV